A portion of the Candidatus Schekmanbacteria bacterium genome contains these proteins:
- a CDS encoding 4Fe-4S dicluster domain-containing protein: MPLKINSDECIACGTCVDECKQGALFLEEDTVVLREKDCILCGDCVAICVAGALEIEK; encoded by the coding sequence ATGCCGCTCAAAATAAATAGTGATGAATGTATTGCTTGCGGTACTTGTGTTGATGAATGTAAGCAAGGCGCATTGTTTTTAGAGGAAGATACGGTTGTTTTGAGAGAAAAGGATTGTATTCTTTGTGGAGATTGTGTTGCGATATGTGTGGCAGGCGCTTTAGAGATAGAAAAATAA